From one Lineus longissimus chromosome 3, tnLinLong1.2, whole genome shotgun sequence genomic stretch:
- the LOC135485364 gene encoding endoplasmic reticulum lectin 1-like isoform X1 → MVHDVEYQTLLLYAIFLTCAANYDPRGDDILFHVNWPGPGSMSPEFQFDDPTSGSENIMEMMTPDNERYRCFLPKHAKGKSEQGISDYSGPGAMDLIDPLFSLSSCSYRIESYWTYELCHGKHLRQYHEEKEPGKPIKLQEFFLGKYKLADQTSQEKQATEKPKTVKVEGYEFPYYMVNMTEGTKCDLTNHPRRTTLAYVCQPDGKGEIYEIKEISTCEYQVVVFTRLLCSHPGFKQKTSYVNSIACHSVGVAPKRPKTLDNLELESAQGRYTLPVEQPETGGSTAERPIEQPAAPQEKPEVTLSANSAASKQLLRDFLNGDYCLTGGSGWWRHEFCFSKHVSQYHDSKDGREIIYLGKWDEGVHRMYLENNPEKRPKHNNEKHYKLSFRYVMHYYAGGDLCELTGKQRYVEVKLRCKEDPSRPTAMAIYLMEDSTCTYTLVVESPVLCSLIEAADMDGIFPIPS, encoded by the exons ATGGTGCATGATGTGGAGTACCAAACGTTGTTGCTTTATGCAATATTCTTGACGTGTGCCGCAAATTATGACCCCAGAGGCGATGACATCCTTTTCCATGTAAACTGGCCAGGCCCAGGATCAATGAGTCCAGAATTTCAGTTT GATGATCCAACCAGTGGCAGTGAGAACATCATGGAGATGATGACACCAGATAATGAAAGATACAGGTGTTTTCTTCCGAAGCATGCAAAGGGAAAATCAGAGCAG GGAATTAGCGATTATTCAGGACCAGGGGCCATGGACTTAATTGATCCCTTATTTTCCTTGTCCAGTTGTTCATATAGA ATTGAGAGTTATTGGACATATGAGTTGTGTCATGGGAAACATCTCCGGCAATATCATGAAGAAAAGGAGCCAGGAAAG CCTATAAAATTGCAGGAATTCTTCTTGGGCAAATACAAGTTGGCAG ATCAAACATCGCAAGAAAAACAAGCAACAGAAAAG CCCAAAACCGTCAAAGTTGAGGGTTACGAGTTTCCATACTACATGGTGAATATGACGGAAGGAACAAAATGTGACTTAACGAATCATCCACGGCGTACCACCCTGGCTTACGTCTGCCAACCTGACGGAAAGGGAGAAATCTACGAAATAAAAGAGATCTCTACTTGTGAATATCAGGTTGTGGTGTTTACGAGGTTACTCTGCTCACATCCTGGATTTAA ACAAAAGACTTCTTATGTAAATAGTATTGCTTGTCACTCTGTGGGTGTAGCGCCAAAACGTCCAAAAACTCTTGATAATTTAGAACTTGAAAGTGCACAGGGAAGATATACTTTG CCAGTAGAACAGCCCGAGACAGGCGGCAGCACAGCAGAACGGCCCATTGAACAACCTGCTGCACCTCAAGAGAAGCCAGAAGTCACTTTGTCTGCCAACTCTGCCGCAAGCAAACAACTCTTGAGAGATTTCCTTAATGGGGACTATTGTCTTACTGGG GGGAGTGGATGGTGGCGCCACGAGTTCTGTTTCTCAAAACATGTATCGCAGTATCATGAT AGTAAAGATGGCCGAGAAATAATTTATTTAGGGAAATGGGATGAAGGTGTACATAGAATGTATTTGGAAAATAATCCTGAGAAACGTCCAAAACACAACAACGAAAAACA ttatAAATTGTCTTTTAGATATGTTATGCATTACTACGCCGGTGGTGATTTGTGTGAGTTGACTGGGAAACAGAGATATGTCGAGGTCAAACTCAG ATGCAAAGAGGATCCTTCCAGACCAACAGCAATGGCTATCTACCTGATGGAAGACAGCACATGTACTTATACCCTTGTG GTTGAATCTCCTGTCCTGTGTTCTCTGATCGAGGCAGCCGATATGGATGGTATCTTCCCTATTCCGAGTTGA
- the LOC135485364 gene encoding endoplasmic reticulum lectin 1-like isoform X2, whose product MVHDVEYQTLLLYAIFLTCAANYDPRGDDILFHVNWPGPGSMSPEFQFDDPTSGSENIMEMMTPDNERYRCFLPKHAKGKSEQGISDYSGPGAMDLIDPLFSLSSCSYRIESYWTYELCHGKHLRQYHEEKEPGKPIKLQEFFLGKYKLADQTSQEKQATEKPKTVKVEGYEFPYYMVNMTEGTKCDLTNHPRRTTLAYVCQPDGKGEIYEIKEISTCEYQVVVFTRLLCSHPGFKQKTSYVNSIACHSVGVAPKRPKTLDNLELESAQGRYTLPVEQPETGGSTAERPIEQPAAPQEKPEVTLSANSAASKQLLRDFLNGDYCLTGGSGWWRHEFCFSKHVSQYHDSKDGREIIYLGKWDEGVHRMYLENNPEKRPKHNNEKQYVMHYYAGGDLCELTGKQRYVEVKLRCKEDPSRPTAMAIYLMEDSTCTYTLVVESPVLCSLIEAADMDGIFPIPS is encoded by the exons ATGGTGCATGATGTGGAGTACCAAACGTTGTTGCTTTATGCAATATTCTTGACGTGTGCCGCAAATTATGACCCCAGAGGCGATGACATCCTTTTCCATGTAAACTGGCCAGGCCCAGGATCAATGAGTCCAGAATTTCAGTTT GATGATCCAACCAGTGGCAGTGAGAACATCATGGAGATGATGACACCAGATAATGAAAGATACAGGTGTTTTCTTCCGAAGCATGCAAAGGGAAAATCAGAGCAG GGAATTAGCGATTATTCAGGACCAGGGGCCATGGACTTAATTGATCCCTTATTTTCCTTGTCCAGTTGTTCATATAGA ATTGAGAGTTATTGGACATATGAGTTGTGTCATGGGAAACATCTCCGGCAATATCATGAAGAAAAGGAGCCAGGAAAG CCTATAAAATTGCAGGAATTCTTCTTGGGCAAATACAAGTTGGCAG ATCAAACATCGCAAGAAAAACAAGCAACAGAAAAG CCCAAAACCGTCAAAGTTGAGGGTTACGAGTTTCCATACTACATGGTGAATATGACGGAAGGAACAAAATGTGACTTAACGAATCATCCACGGCGTACCACCCTGGCTTACGTCTGCCAACCTGACGGAAAGGGAGAAATCTACGAAATAAAAGAGATCTCTACTTGTGAATATCAGGTTGTGGTGTTTACGAGGTTACTCTGCTCACATCCTGGATTTAA ACAAAAGACTTCTTATGTAAATAGTATTGCTTGTCACTCTGTGGGTGTAGCGCCAAAACGTCCAAAAACTCTTGATAATTTAGAACTTGAAAGTGCACAGGGAAGATATACTTTG CCAGTAGAACAGCCCGAGACAGGCGGCAGCACAGCAGAACGGCCCATTGAACAACCTGCTGCACCTCAAGAGAAGCCAGAAGTCACTTTGTCTGCCAACTCTGCCGCAAGCAAACAACTCTTGAGAGATTTCCTTAATGGGGACTATTGTCTTACTGGG GGGAGTGGATGGTGGCGCCACGAGTTCTGTTTCTCAAAACATGTATCGCAGTATCATGAT AGTAAAGATGGCCGAGAAATAATTTATTTAGGGAAATGGGATGAAGGTGTACATAGAATGTATTTGGAAAATAATCCTGAGAAACGTCCAAAACACAACAACGAAAAACA ATATGTTATGCATTACTACGCCGGTGGTGATTTGTGTGAGTTGACTGGGAAACAGAGATATGTCGAGGTCAAACTCAG ATGCAAAGAGGATCCTTCCAGACCAACAGCAATGGCTATCTACCTGATGGAAGACAGCACATGTACTTATACCCTTGTG GTTGAATCTCCTGTCCTGTGTTCTCTGATCGAGGCAGCCGATATGGATGGTATCTTCCCTATTCCGAGTTGA
- the LOC135485365 gene encoding protein dispatched homolog 1-like isoform X1: MHVIERRLPCYSRVLAHYPAWVITAVLLFAATCLVISIAIGDRLDFSDPKAGFEPRGTTISQRYLSWENLIDQTARDETSAKLAYHNRGSAGLHGQKDGMKGQLRTAFQASYNTTYNYTYKDEDYIEDVEMPFQAPTYFCDKPNVNHARVVFGHAYGGNLFSASNIHAMCDIEEAFIRQQEAFNNACIRADLQGRGPCCRSWSLGNYVALLANKTKCQDITNRDIDYVVMLLNKCSGFYSNFSLEYNCWDIRKYSRHPCSVHESCQRENAIFHILHYITDIGFMKDSNNEKNDFPFLKYAITFLPVAAGSATETLYKEMENTELRQGDVEVVAINFGIKFTLFDDYLKTDTVWIGISVTIIFLSIWLYTTSLFITSMTISAVAFSLLISYFLYTMVFEIKFFPFMNLLVVVIAIGIGADDVFVYCKVWHLAKSEKNNGTLEKIVTDTLKHATLSMFVTSFTTAAAFYANYVSDITAIRCFAIYAGTTVVANFLMMVTWIPATIVIQEKYCSCCVFFSPDVYTQEKNVCYYLCKVPYTVYYCLSDWARIFFEKILPCVVIKVRYLWVILGSTFGICGFVFIFYHPNLSLPSSNEFQVFASTHPFEVYDYQIRDKFWFEKAAGTSIPMMPLTIVWGVKPIDNGNKLNPKNTGDMILDDTFDLMTPNAQIWLLKFCRRLRMVEFYDIKPGLQSLTNCFIENFKRWWMERPCIDGDGKSLEPCCVKSEFPYQRDVFLECLRLFTPEVDRLSYGNGLAGPRYSKETGEIVALIVEFSSNVPFSYSYDEMHHFFTVMNDWTRKEMQSAPPEIANGWFVSQLKFFDLQNSIAYGTPVAIGVSVGVASLFAFLTTMNFLISLYSIISIVMTIAITVGSLVLLGWELGILESTTISVAVGMSIDFTLHYGVAYRLSPDLDREMRVICSMERMGSPIAMAALTTFLAGFFMMPSTILAYRHIGTFIMIVMTSSWFCSTFFFESLLRCFGPRGGFGQFHWPTSNCCDSCNREHVDKTIYSVTEMDEEFSLSTSSTNHAMGSETHELEPLTNHKSLTPHDSQKKAKFPRRLSRDLQRRLSGSSAGSRRDSNPGLRRDSNPASRRDSNQRRNSSPNPNKPITVNKMREDRSPKRGETEGASDVLPEVFEHFTPADDKNNGSPDQNKIWIRRSEVEV, translated from the exons ttactcCCGGGTATTGGCTCACTATCCAGCCTGGGTGATAACAGCAGTCCTCCTGTTTGCCGCGACATGTCTGGTCATCTCCATAGCAATCGGTGATAGGCTTGACTTCTCAGACCCGAAGGCA GGTTTTGAACCGAGAGGAACAACCATCAGCCAACGCTATCTCAGCTGGGAAAACCTCATCGACCAGACCGCTCGTGATGAAACGAGCGCAAAACTGGCGTACCACAACCGAGGCAGTGCAGGACTTCACGGGCAGAAGGACGGAATGAAAGGGCAACTGCGGACGGCCTTCCAAGCGTCGTACAACACCACGTATAACTACACGTACAAGGACGAGGACTACATTGAAGATGTGGAAATGCCCTTCCAGGCACCGACCTACTTCTGTGACAAGCCCA ATGTGAATCACGCCCGTGTTGTTTTTGGTCATGCCTACGGTGGGAACCTGTTCAGTGCCAGTAACATCCACGCCATGTGTGATATCGAGGAGGCCTTCATTCGTCAACAGGAGGCATTCAACAATGCCTGTATCCGCGCGGACCTCCAGGGCCGTGGGCCGTGCTGTAGAAGCTGGTCGCTCGGGAACTACGTAGCGCTATTGGCCAATAAGACGAAATGTCAAGATATCACCAACAGAGATATTGACTATGTCGTGATGTTGCTTAACAAATGTAGCGGGTTCTACTCTAACTTCAGTTTGGAATACAACTGCTGGGATATCAGAAAATATTCACGCCATCCCTGCAGCGTTCATGAGTCGTGTCAGCGGGAGAATGCCATCTTTCATATCCTGCATTACATTACCGATATCGGCTTCATGAAGGACTCAAACAACGAGAAAAACGATTTTCCTTTTCTAAAGTATGCTATAACGTTTTTACCAGTGGCAGCGGGATCTGCTACGGAAACTTTGTACAAAGAGATGGAGAACACTGAGTTACGTCAGGGAGATGTCGAGGTTGTCGCAATAAATTTTGGAATCAAATTTACCCTATTTGATGACTACTTAAAAACTGATACAGTCTGGATTGGCATTTCTGTGACCATTATTTTCCTATCTATATGGCTTTATACGACTTCGCTGTTCATTACGAGTATGACCATCTCAGCTGTTGCCTTCTCGCTGCTTATTTCGTACTTCTTGTATACAATGGTGTTTGAAATTAAGTTCTTTCCGTTCATGAATCTACTGGTGGTCGTGATAGCCATCGGGATTGGTGCAGACGACGTCTTTGTTTACTGTAAAGTGTGGCATCTTGCAAAATCGGAGAAAAATAACGGGACCTTAGAAAAAATTGTCACAGATACTTTGAAACATGCTACCCTTTCGATGTTTGTAACGTCCTTTACGACCGCAGCTGCTTTCTATGCAAACTATGTCAGTGATATCACCGCTATCCGATGCTTTGCAATTTATGCCGGGACTACTGTTGTGGCGAACTTTCTCATGATGGTCACTTGGATACCTGCCACTAtcgtcattcaggaaaaatacTGTTCGTGTTGTGTTTTCTTCAGCCCTGATGTTTACACGCAGGAAAAGAACGTCTGCTACTACCTCTGTAAGGTGCCCTACACTGTGTATTACTGCCTGTCTGACTGGGCGAGgatattttttgagaaaatcctACCATGTGTTGTGATAAAAGTCCGCTATCTTTGGGTGATATTGGGTTCAACTTTTGGAATCTGTGGATTCGTCTTTATATTCTACCACCCCAATCTGAGTCTGCCAAGTTCCAACGAGTTTCAAGTATTTGCCAGTACTCACCCCTTCGAGGTATACGATTACCAAATCCGAGATAAGTTCTGGTTCGAAAAAGCTGCCGGGACGAGTATTCCCATGATGCCTCTGACAATAGTCTGGGGCGTTAAACCGATAGACAATGGCAATAAGCTGAACCCGAAAAATACCGGTGACATGATTCTGGATGATACGTTTGACCTTATGACGCCAAATGCCCAAATATGGTTGCTGAAATTTTGTCGTCGATTGCGCATGGTTGAGTTTTACGATATAAAGCCTGGACTCCAAAGTTTAACGAATTGTTTCATTGAAAACTTCAAGCGTTGGTGGATGGAGCGTCCGTGTATCGACGGGGATGGGAAAAGTTTGGAACCGTGTTGTGTTAAATCTGAATTTCCGTATCAAAGGGACGTATTTTTAGAATGCCTGCGTTTGTTTACACCCGAAGTTGATCGGTTGTCTTATGGCAATGGCCTCGCTGGGCCGAGGTACTCCAAAGAAACTGGTGAAATTGTCGCTTTAATTGTTGAGTTTAGTAGTAACGTTCCATTTTCGTATTCATACGATGAAATGCATCACTTCTTTACGGTGATGAACGATTGGACGAGGAAAGAAATGCAGTCAGCACCACCTGAGATTGCTAATGGCTGGTTCGTCAGCCAGTTAAAATTCTTTGATTTGCAGAATAGTATTGCATATGGCACACCCGTTGCTATTGGTGTTTCTGTGGGTGTTGCTTCCCTATTTGCCTTCCTAACCACCATGAATTTCTTGATTAGTTTGTATTCTATCATAAGTATCGTCATGACAATAGCCATCACCGTTGGATCCCTCGTCCTCTTAGGATGGGAACTAGGTATACTAGAGTCGACCACAATATCCGTTGCAGTCGGCATGTCCATAGATTTCACGTTGCATTATGGCGTGGCATACCGCCTCTCCCCAGACCTGGATCGTGAGATGAGAGTGATCTGCTCGATGGAGCGAATGGGTAGTCCAATCGCCATGGCTGCCCTGACCACATTCCTGGCGGGCTTCTTCATGATGCCCTCAACCATTCTAGCCTACCGTCACATTGGGACATTCATCATGATCGTGATGACGTCAAGTTGGTTCTGTTCCACGTTCTTCTTCGAGTCTCTGCTCCGCTGTTTTGGTCCACGGGGTGGCTTTGGCCAGTTCCATTGGCCAACGAGTAACTGTTGTGATAGCTGCAACAGAGAACATGTCGATAAAACTATATATTCTGTGACCGAAATGGATGAGGAGTTTTCCCTGTCAACCTCTAGTACAAACCACGCAATGGGGAGTGAAACACATGAATTAGAACCGCTTACAAATCATAAATCTTTGACCCCTCATGACTCGCAAAAAAAGGCCAAATTCCCTCGGCGGTTGAGTCGTGATCTTCAGCGGCGTTTGAGCGGTTCGTCAGCTGGATCCCGGCGTGATTCAAACCCTGGGTTACGACGGGATTCAAACCCTGCGTCACGCCGTGATTCCAACCAGCGGCGTAATTCGAGTCCAAATCCAAACAAACCAATAACTGTAAATAAAATGAGGGAGGATAGATCTCCGAAGCGGGGTGAGACGGAAGGGGCCTCGGATGTCTTGCCAGAAGTATTCGAGCATTTCACTCCAGCAGATGACAAAAACAATGGGTCACCTGACCAAAACAAGATTTGGATAAGACGGTCTGAAGTTGAAGTATGA
- the LOC135485365 gene encoding protein dispatched homolog 1-like isoform X2: MGYSRVLAHYPAWVITAVLLFAATCLVISIAIGDRLDFSDPKAGFEPRGTTISQRYLSWENLIDQTARDETSAKLAYHNRGSAGLHGQKDGMKGQLRTAFQASYNTTYNYTYKDEDYIEDVEMPFQAPTYFCDKPNVNHARVVFGHAYGGNLFSASNIHAMCDIEEAFIRQQEAFNNACIRADLQGRGPCCRSWSLGNYVALLANKTKCQDITNRDIDYVVMLLNKCSGFYSNFSLEYNCWDIRKYSRHPCSVHESCQRENAIFHILHYITDIGFMKDSNNEKNDFPFLKYAITFLPVAAGSATETLYKEMENTELRQGDVEVVAINFGIKFTLFDDYLKTDTVWIGISVTIIFLSIWLYTTSLFITSMTISAVAFSLLISYFLYTMVFEIKFFPFMNLLVVVIAIGIGADDVFVYCKVWHLAKSEKNNGTLEKIVTDTLKHATLSMFVTSFTTAAAFYANYVSDITAIRCFAIYAGTTVVANFLMMVTWIPATIVIQEKYCSCCVFFSPDVYTQEKNVCYYLCKVPYTVYYCLSDWARIFFEKILPCVVIKVRYLWVILGSTFGICGFVFIFYHPNLSLPSSNEFQVFASTHPFEVYDYQIRDKFWFEKAAGTSIPMMPLTIVWGVKPIDNGNKLNPKNTGDMILDDTFDLMTPNAQIWLLKFCRRLRMVEFYDIKPGLQSLTNCFIENFKRWWMERPCIDGDGKSLEPCCVKSEFPYQRDVFLECLRLFTPEVDRLSYGNGLAGPRYSKETGEIVALIVEFSSNVPFSYSYDEMHHFFTVMNDWTRKEMQSAPPEIANGWFVSQLKFFDLQNSIAYGTPVAIGVSVGVASLFAFLTTMNFLISLYSIISIVMTIAITVGSLVLLGWELGILESTTISVAVGMSIDFTLHYGVAYRLSPDLDREMRVICSMERMGSPIAMAALTTFLAGFFMMPSTILAYRHIGTFIMIVMTSSWFCSTFFFESLLRCFGPRGGFGQFHWPTSNCCDSCNREHVDKTIYSVTEMDEEFSLSTSSTNHAMGSETHELEPLTNHKSLTPHDSQKKAKFPRRLSRDLQRRLSGSSAGSRRDSNPGLRRDSNPASRRDSNQRRNSSPNPNKPITVNKMREDRSPKRGETEGASDVLPEVFEHFTPADDKNNGSPDQNKIWIRRSEVEV; encoded by the exons ttactcCCGGGTATTGGCTCACTATCCAGCCTGGGTGATAACAGCAGTCCTCCTGTTTGCCGCGACATGTCTGGTCATCTCCATAGCAATCGGTGATAGGCTTGACTTCTCAGACCCGAAGGCA GGTTTTGAACCGAGAGGAACAACCATCAGCCAACGCTATCTCAGCTGGGAAAACCTCATCGACCAGACCGCTCGTGATGAAACGAGCGCAAAACTGGCGTACCACAACCGAGGCAGTGCAGGACTTCACGGGCAGAAGGACGGAATGAAAGGGCAACTGCGGACGGCCTTCCAAGCGTCGTACAACACCACGTATAACTACACGTACAAGGACGAGGACTACATTGAAGATGTGGAAATGCCCTTCCAGGCACCGACCTACTTCTGTGACAAGCCCA ATGTGAATCACGCCCGTGTTGTTTTTGGTCATGCCTACGGTGGGAACCTGTTCAGTGCCAGTAACATCCACGCCATGTGTGATATCGAGGAGGCCTTCATTCGTCAACAGGAGGCATTCAACAATGCCTGTATCCGCGCGGACCTCCAGGGCCGTGGGCCGTGCTGTAGAAGCTGGTCGCTCGGGAACTACGTAGCGCTATTGGCCAATAAGACGAAATGTCAAGATATCACCAACAGAGATATTGACTATGTCGTGATGTTGCTTAACAAATGTAGCGGGTTCTACTCTAACTTCAGTTTGGAATACAACTGCTGGGATATCAGAAAATATTCACGCCATCCCTGCAGCGTTCATGAGTCGTGTCAGCGGGAGAATGCCATCTTTCATATCCTGCATTACATTACCGATATCGGCTTCATGAAGGACTCAAACAACGAGAAAAACGATTTTCCTTTTCTAAAGTATGCTATAACGTTTTTACCAGTGGCAGCGGGATCTGCTACGGAAACTTTGTACAAAGAGATGGAGAACACTGAGTTACGTCAGGGAGATGTCGAGGTTGTCGCAATAAATTTTGGAATCAAATTTACCCTATTTGATGACTACTTAAAAACTGATACAGTCTGGATTGGCATTTCTGTGACCATTATTTTCCTATCTATATGGCTTTATACGACTTCGCTGTTCATTACGAGTATGACCATCTCAGCTGTTGCCTTCTCGCTGCTTATTTCGTACTTCTTGTATACAATGGTGTTTGAAATTAAGTTCTTTCCGTTCATGAATCTACTGGTGGTCGTGATAGCCATCGGGATTGGTGCAGACGACGTCTTTGTTTACTGTAAAGTGTGGCATCTTGCAAAATCGGAGAAAAATAACGGGACCTTAGAAAAAATTGTCACAGATACTTTGAAACATGCTACCCTTTCGATGTTTGTAACGTCCTTTACGACCGCAGCTGCTTTCTATGCAAACTATGTCAGTGATATCACCGCTATCCGATGCTTTGCAATTTATGCCGGGACTACTGTTGTGGCGAACTTTCTCATGATGGTCACTTGGATACCTGCCACTAtcgtcattcaggaaaaatacTGTTCGTGTTGTGTTTTCTTCAGCCCTGATGTTTACACGCAGGAAAAGAACGTCTGCTACTACCTCTGTAAGGTGCCCTACACTGTGTATTACTGCCTGTCTGACTGGGCGAGgatattttttgagaaaatcctACCATGTGTTGTGATAAAAGTCCGCTATCTTTGGGTGATATTGGGTTCAACTTTTGGAATCTGTGGATTCGTCTTTATATTCTACCACCCCAATCTGAGTCTGCCAAGTTCCAACGAGTTTCAAGTATTTGCCAGTACTCACCCCTTCGAGGTATACGATTACCAAATCCGAGATAAGTTCTGGTTCGAAAAAGCTGCCGGGACGAGTATTCCCATGATGCCTCTGACAATAGTCTGGGGCGTTAAACCGATAGACAATGGCAATAAGCTGAACCCGAAAAATACCGGTGACATGATTCTGGATGATACGTTTGACCTTATGACGCCAAATGCCCAAATATGGTTGCTGAAATTTTGTCGTCGATTGCGCATGGTTGAGTTTTACGATATAAAGCCTGGACTCCAAAGTTTAACGAATTGTTTCATTGAAAACTTCAAGCGTTGGTGGATGGAGCGTCCGTGTATCGACGGGGATGGGAAAAGTTTGGAACCGTGTTGTGTTAAATCTGAATTTCCGTATCAAAGGGACGTATTTTTAGAATGCCTGCGTTTGTTTACACCCGAAGTTGATCGGTTGTCTTATGGCAATGGCCTCGCTGGGCCGAGGTACTCCAAAGAAACTGGTGAAATTGTCGCTTTAATTGTTGAGTTTAGTAGTAACGTTCCATTTTCGTATTCATACGATGAAATGCATCACTTCTTTACGGTGATGAACGATTGGACGAGGAAAGAAATGCAGTCAGCACCACCTGAGATTGCTAATGGCTGGTTCGTCAGCCAGTTAAAATTCTTTGATTTGCAGAATAGTATTGCATATGGCACACCCGTTGCTATTGGTGTTTCTGTGGGTGTTGCTTCCCTATTTGCCTTCCTAACCACCATGAATTTCTTGATTAGTTTGTATTCTATCATAAGTATCGTCATGACAATAGCCATCACCGTTGGATCCCTCGTCCTCTTAGGATGGGAACTAGGTATACTAGAGTCGACCACAATATCCGTTGCAGTCGGCATGTCCATAGATTTCACGTTGCATTATGGCGTGGCATACCGCCTCTCCCCAGACCTGGATCGTGAGATGAGAGTGATCTGCTCGATGGAGCGAATGGGTAGTCCAATCGCCATGGCTGCCCTGACCACATTCCTGGCGGGCTTCTTCATGATGCCCTCAACCATTCTAGCCTACCGTCACATTGGGACATTCATCATGATCGTGATGACGTCAAGTTGGTTCTGTTCCACGTTCTTCTTCGAGTCTCTGCTCCGCTGTTTTGGTCCACGGGGTGGCTTTGGCCAGTTCCATTGGCCAACGAGTAACTGTTGTGATAGCTGCAACAGAGAACATGTCGATAAAACTATATATTCTGTGACCGAAATGGATGAGGAGTTTTCCCTGTCAACCTCTAGTACAAACCACGCAATGGGGAGTGAAACACATGAATTAGAACCGCTTACAAATCATAAATCTTTGACCCCTCATGACTCGCAAAAAAAGGCCAAATTCCCTCGGCGGTTGAGTCGTGATCTTCAGCGGCGTTTGAGCGGTTCGTCAGCTGGATCCCGGCGTGATTCAAACCCTGGGTTACGACGGGATTCAAACCCTGCGTCACGCCGTGATTCCAACCAGCGGCGTAATTCGAGTCCAAATCCAAACAAACCAATAACTGTAAATAAAATGAGGGAGGATAGATCTCCGAAGCGGGGTGAGACGGAAGGGGCCTCGGATGTCTTGCCAGAAGTATTCGAGCATTTCACTCCAGCAGATGACAAAAACAATGGGTCACCTGACCAAAACAAGATTTGGATAAGACGGTCTGAAGTTGAAGTATGA